Part of the Sporosarcina sp. FSL K6-2383 genome is shown below.
TAAGCATCGTTGTATTCATTTTCGTTTAATAGATAGTAACTCCTGGGATTCAAATTATTTACTTCTACAATATGCTTTATATAGGGGGATATTAAAATCAAACTAGCCCCATTATTAATTATGGTCTCACAAGTATCATACGTTGTATCAACTGATACATCGTAATCCATACCTTCCTGCCTAAGTCTTTTTCTAATACTGACTTCCAATTTTTCAGACAACGGTTTCTTGAAAATAGTCCATCCTCCATCCCACCCAAATGGATTTGGTCTAATTCCAACAATTACTTTAGCAAGAATTACAATATGCTTCATAATCTCCCGCCTCCCTAGTCTTAGAACAATTAACTTATACTTATTATACGAACCAAATAAACGAAAAGATTCGGTGTATTCCAATTACCTCTATATCAGTATTCTGCCTCTTTAGTTGATAAAGAAAAGAGAGCTGCCAAAATTGTATCTTTTGCAGCTTTTATCTAGATAGAAAAGCTTCAGTTCCCTCATCCCCAAAAGCATTAGCGCCCCGTGTACCAGTATTTCGGGAGAGTACCGGATGAACGACCACCATACGATTACCGAAAAAATATGCCTGAATGCGGCGAAGTCGCATCCAGGCATATAAAACACATCACGGTAATCATATAGAAGTCATCCAATCCAAAGCTCCCCAAGTAACTGTACACAGAGCCCTAGTATTTGATTTTTTATATTCACTTTTTCTTACGAATCATATCAAATGGTTTAACAGGAACGGTTACTTTTGTTTTCACAATCATCATCGCACTTGGCGCACGTTCAATCGGTTCATCTTGCTCATTCCATAAAACATCTATCGTTTGGTAAGCATGTGTAAATCCGGGACCGTAAAACTCAACAGCATCTCCAAGTCCAAAATGATTGCGCTGCTGAATCGTCGCAATTTGCGTCTCTTCATCATAAGCTAATACCTGTCCAATGAAACTATATGCTTGAATTTTACGTGGCTTACCGAATAATTGCTCATGCTCTGTCGGCGTCCCATAATAAAAACCAGTTGCCAACTCTCGCTGTGCGACTTTCCATAACTCGTCTTCCCACTCTTGCTTAAATTCATAGTTATCCGGATCATCACAATAGGCATCGATTGCTCGGCGATAAACATTCGAAACCGTTGATACGTAGTGAATCGATTTCATACGACCTTCGATTTTAAAACTGTCTATACCACTTTCAACTAGGTCAGGAATATGACGAATCATGGACATATCTACCGCACTCATTGAAAATTCCTCAAGTGTCTCTCCGCCGAGCAATGATTGCTGTTCCCCCGGTTGTTCCATATCGAATAAGCCATATTTCCAGCGACAGGATTGTGTACACCCTCCACGATTGGCATCACGCTCTGACATATGATTCGACAGCGTACAACGACCTGAATAGGAAATACACATCGCCCCGTGGATGAAGGCCTCAATCTCGACATTCGTTTTTTGGCGTATTTCTCGAACTTCATCCATCTCGACTTCCCTTGCCAACACCACACGTTCCAAGCCTTCTGATTGCCAAAAATTCAACGTTTCATAATTCGTCGCCGAAGCTTGAGTTGATAAATGAATCGGTAAACCCGGCGCTTCCATCGCACAGATTTCTATTAAAGCGGGGTCGGACACAATAACTGCTCGAATTCCAATATCACGAAGCATCCGGAAAAACTCGCCTGCCCCTTCCACATCGCCTTCATGAGCCACCATATTAGCGGCTACATACACCTTCGCATTGGCTTCATTCGCAAATGCGACACCTTCTCGCATCTCGTCGTATGTAAAATTACCTGCTCGACTTCTCAAACCATAGGCATTACCACCAATATAGACAGCATCTGCCCCATAACGGATAGCGGTTTTTAGTTTTTCAAGCGTACCAGCTGGTGCTAACACTTCTGGCTTTTTAGTAATCACTCTTTTCGTCGTAACTCCCACGATTTTCCGCCTCCTTATTTGACATCGCTCGGATCCTTCAAAAAGAATCCTTCATCTACTGATCTTTCCGCTGGATGTAATGCAAGTAATCGACTATTTAACTGCTCCTGTATATCCACCGTCCAACGTTGCTCTATAAATGACTGTCTCGCCTCTATAAACAAACTGGCAATGTCCACAAACGATTGCCCTTTTGTAAAAATACCATCCAGTTTCCACTGTGTTAAACCTGCAGCAACCAGTTTGTCTAACTGTGGCAATAAATTCACATCATCTGTCGCGAAAATATGTGTGCCGTTACAATCTTCATAAATGGAGTAATGCGTTTCCTCTTTTTTAGGTTCAGAAATAAAAAGAGGCTGCTTTACATGATCCTGATTCGTAAAATTGAAATAGTTTTCTACTAATGGTCGTTTTGATTGTTGAATGCAGGTCGCTCCATAAACGAGTACTTCAACCGGTACAGTTACTTGCTGCCGAATCGCTTGTAGCTCTGCAAAAGGTAGCTCCCTTGCCAGTACAGCACCAATTGCCCCACGCTTCGCCCAAAAATCCACTTGCCTTGCACTTGTCACCATCGTTTGGGCATCATAGATGAAAGGAAGCTCTATGGCATGCTTTTTCATGAGATGAATAACTCCCGGATCACCAACTGTGATGGCGTCCACACCAATAGACTGCAAAAATGTTAAATACGGGACAATTTTCTCAATCCGATCATTATGCATTAAAGCATTCACAGCAACAACTATGCGCTTATGATGTTGATGCGCAAAATAGGTCAATTCCTTTAATTCCTCACGCGAAAAAGAACCCGGCAAACGTAAACCGAATTCGTCTTCTCCTACGTACAACGTATCCACACCAATGCGGATTAACGACTTCCCTTGCTCTACTGATTCAGCTGTTGCAATAAGCTCAATCATTGACTCACACTTCCTTCTTGACATCATTCATTTCGATAAAATACGGTCAGGTCGTTTCTGAAATAGTTCTTGGCAATTCGTAGCCTTTTGCATTGCAAGTAGCACTTCCTCTAACGGCTCGCTATAAACAGTCGGATAATCCACTTCGTCTAGCTTTGTTCGAATCAGATACGCCAGCTTTTCAGGACGAACACTAAATTCAGAGTGTATGCCTGCTTTATTCCCACGTGGATCGACACGGAACCAGTGTCCAACTTCCTCCAAATAGAGTGCATTTAGACCATGTAACGCATAGCCGGACTCCACTGTTCCCTTTTTCGTCACACGCTGATAACAAAATCCCGTCGGAATATCCATCCCACGTAAAAGTGTCGCTAATAAATGGGCCTTTGCAAAGCAGATTCCTTCTTGATGCAATAAGGCGTCTGATGCAGTAATCGTCACAATAGTACTTTCTTTATCAAACGAATGTTGAATGCTATCCCTCACAAAACAAAAAGCGATTTCTGCCCGCTCAAATTGTGTGTGCCCCTGTGCTTTGATTTTCTCAATTTTCTTTTGTACGATCGGATGCCGAAAATCAATCACAGCAGATTCTACTAAATACTGTTGGACATTCCCCTGTTCAAGTTCTATCTGCATATGCGCAACTCCTCATGGACTAAAAGTAATTCAATGTTTCTTTCCCTTCATCCGAAATCATATCCGGCGACCACTTCGGCTCCCACACAACATCGACCTCTACATCGGAAATGTCAAGACGATCCTTCAATATAAAGTCAACACCACCTGTAATCATGTCGTGCATCGGACATCCAGGTGTCGTTAACGTCATTTTGACATACACTTTGTTAGCCTCGTATTGAATATCATAGACGAGGCCTAAATCAATGATACTAATCCCAAGCTCTGGGTCGTAAACGAGCTTGAGTAATTCACGAATACGTTCAATCATTTCCATTTCGCTCATTCCTTCTTTGTTTTTTACCGACTAAATACACGACCAATTAAGATCATATACAGTACGGAAGAAATCGAGAAAGCCAGTCCACCGACGACTGTAAGCGTCGTGCTATCTATCAAAATAGCCGCGAATAACACGAACAAACAGAATGCGATAGTAATAACACCCATACGCACTTTCTTATCATCCAATAAATCAGCCATTAATGGAGTTCCCGGTCTCCCTGCTAGCTTGCCAAACTTGTGTGTCCACCATAAAAACGGGATAATTTTCGACACATAACAAAGGATTGTAAACGATACCCAGCCACCTAGATAAACCCATCCTACTAAAAGCACCATTTTCGGGTGCAAAAGTTGGTTTGGAAATACAACTGTGTAAATAAGCAATGCACCTATAAAAAGTAAAAGAAATTGCGCAGCATAAACCGACCATCGAATGCCGTGACCTGGATTTGGCTTCACTCGATGTTTTTTGATTTGAAGTAAGTGGATATTATAGAAAACGAGAGCAAGCGTCACAAAAAGAAGCGCGAACCATGTTGTCCAAAAACCTCCGCCTAGCAAGAAAGACACCGCCCCAAATACGATAGCAGTGTTCCAAGTAATCAAAGTTGCCCATTGCAAGCGAGTCGGATAATGGTGAGCCAAATAAAACATCGGTAGCATTTTATAGCTGAAACCGGTAATGAGCATACCAAACCAACCGAGCGTCCCAAGCCAAATATGCGCCTTCAATAGGCTCTCATGCAGGGCAGTTCGATTTCCAGTATAAAAATTAACGCCCATCCACATACCGATAAGCCCTGTTAGCACTAAATACAAAACTGCACAAGCCGCACTAATCGTAATGGCATCCCATTTGCGGGCTCTCCATAAGGTAACTCCGATATTAATTGCAAAAAGAAATATTCCTATAAAAGCGAGTGTTGCAAATCCAGCAATGTATATCGTCTTAAACGATACAAAACCATACAATAAGCCAGAAAGACCAATTGTGAAAAATACATAGTGTGCATAGCCAAGCCTTTGACTGTAAATAGTAGACTGTAAAATAACATTAATCAGCTGATATACGGCTCCCATCGCCAACATCGTAGCCCATCCAAGAACAAATAAATGTGTATAAAACCAACCACTTGGCCCTCGTAAATCATGTTGAAGCCAATCGAACAGCGTTAGGATGGAGACACCATGAAACAAAAAGAAACCAATTATCCCCGTAATGATAAAGAAAAATGGGAGACGAAACATAGTCCTCTCCCCCTTACACCTTATGGATAGTTACTTTTGCCGAACCATCTGACTGCTCATCTACACTAAAAGGACAGCCAAGGCGATTCAATTCCTCAATCAAAAAAACGGGCACTCGATCATTGTGAATCTTCACTTGATCCCCCGGATGACTGCGGTCCAAAGCAGCTAATGTACGCATCATTGGTTGTGGAGGCTCTAGTCCACGATTATCGAGTGTAATCGTTTTGGGTTCTCGAGCAACCGTCTCCTCACTAGAGAACTGAGCTGTAGAAACCAGCTCGTCCTCTGTTGAAGAGTCCTCTATATCCAATAGATGTTTGTATTTTTTATTGACAAAAGAAACAACCCAATGGTCTTTTTCTTTGCGTTCAACCTTATTCACAAAGCCCTTCATCTTCAACACACCTAATAATGGCGTCGGTTTGAACGTTGCGTGGAGTACGAAAATATCTCCCGCCTCTATCTCCATCACCGTATCCATAATTAGCTGGAAAGGCTCCAGCTTTTTGTTCAAGTGAGGACGCACATCTAATTCTACAATTTTCGTCGTTTGCTGATTCACAATGAATCATCTCCTACAAATAGTAGTCACTTAAGATACAGATTTTTTTGCTTCATCATATAAACTTGCCATTCCACCATACAGTGAGTAGAAGAATGCATCGGGCGCATCCAAAGAGAATGTTTTGTACTGCTTAGGGTCGATGCCTAGTACGTTTTCGAATAATTTTGCTGTATCCTCGAACGCATAAAAACAATAATGCGTAAAGTTGAAAGTCGGCATTTTTTCGAAAATCGTAATGATTTCACTCGCAAACTTATCTACTTCACCAGCAGCTTGCTGCACCATTGAAACAGCATCCTCTAAGGACAGTTCAATTTTCAGTGTCTTGTCATCGATAACGTTAACTTTTGCCATCGCCAATCAACTCCAGACATGTTATAGTTTTTCAATTTTCACCTGGAATGTATCAGGACCTTGTTCAATATATTCCCATGTGTATTTCCCTTCATGCATCGAATCGAACTGAAAACGCAAAGGAATCGGATCATGGTCATTGACAATCAACATTGTCTCAGATGGATTTAACTTATTAAATGTTTCAAAAATGGTTTTATGCTTAAGATGCGGCGGATATTCTGGAACCTTTACTATTGCTGTATATTCACTCATCAACTATTCCTCCTAGAATTTTAATTATTGTAATATATAAATTGAACAATTGAATACATGTTGTTCCGTGTGCAGGCGCCTTAAAGGGGTAGCCTAAGCGGGATTAAAGGTATTCTTTAGTTCAGCTTATAGAGTAAGTATAAAGTTATTCACGCAATTATTCTGTGATGTATATCACAAATTCAAGATTATTTTTTACAAGGTTTTTGTTTAGTATCATTTATGAATTCTGCATCACTCGACTAAACATACGTTCAAATAGCCTATGTAAATGAAGCTGTGTATGATGCGATATTATCTTTGTGCAAAGCAAGCTCATGCATATCTATCAAATATTCGTCAAAAATAATCGCATTTAAGTATGAATATCGTTGAAAAATGAAGTGTGTCATGAAAAAGAGGCCCTATTCCAATGTTTTCGAAGAAATAGGTGGCATGCTTCTTGCAAATAATATAGGTGTACACGAAAAACATAATTCTATGTTTTTTTCATAGAATTAATAACCACATAAAAAAGGGAGGAGGAATACAAATTGACAACGATCATGCTTGTCTGTTCAGCTGGAATGTCGACTAGTTTACTAGTCAAAAAGATGGAATCCGCTGCAAATGCAAGAAATCAAGATATTAAAATCTTTGCTGTTTCAGAGTCGGAAGCCAAAAGACACTTCGAAGAAATTGATGTTCTACTGTTAGGACCACAAGTACGATTCTTAAAAAAGAAAATCGAAAAAGCTCTTGAAGGAAAAAACATTCCAGTTGAAGTCATCGATAGTATTGACTACGGCACGCTGAACGGTGATTCCGTCCTAACAAAAGCACTTGCATTACTGTAATGGAAACGCCTCATCTTAGTGGGGTTTAGAGATCAGATTGGGGGAATTCGGTGAGTTAACCGATTTATTGATCTCTATCATTTATTATCGCAGTATTCTATCAAGCATTCCGTTTTCCTAATTCATTTTTTAAAAAACAAGGGGGATAACTAGGTATGAATAAATTTATTGAAATTGCTGGCCGCATAGGGGCACAACGGCATCTGGTCGCTGTTCGTGACGGCTTTGTCTCCATCATGCCATTAATGATTTTAGGTTCAATGGTTATACTTTTCAACAACTTGCCAATTGACGCTTACCAAAACTTCATGGAAATGATTTTTGGCGGTGATGAATGGAAACAATTCGGTGGATCAGTTTGGAATGGTACATTTGCCATTGTAGCGTTACTAATTGCCTTCACCGTTGCCTATCAGCTTGCTCGCTCGTATGACAAAGACGGTCTGTCATCCGGTGTGGTCTCACTCGCTTCTTTAATAACAATTACGCAATTGTCTCCTACAGACGGAGGAATTCCTTTAGGTTGGGCCGGTGCACAAGGTCTATTTATCGCACTGATTGTTGCACTTGTTTCTACTGAAATTTTCACGAGACTACTCGGTAACAAACGCTTGATCGTGAAAATGCCTGCCAGTGTTCCACCAGCAGTTGCAAAATCGTTTGCCGCTTTGTTCCCTGCAATGATTACAATAAGTATATTCGGGCTCATTAAAGTATTCACGCTCGTTGGCGGAATGCCTGATATTCACCAAGCATTCTTCGACGCACTACAAGCACCTGTTTCAAAATTGGCAAACACACTAGGTTCAGCCGTTTTTGTTGCATTAATCATCCACATCCTTTGGTTTTTCGGACTTCATGGCGGAAATATTTTAGAACCGCTTATGCAAGCGATTTACTTACCTTCTATTGAAGCGAATGTAGCAGCATTTGCAGCAGGCGAAGAAATTCCTTATATTGTTACAAAATCATTCTTTGATGCTTTCATGTATCTAGGTGGTACGGGAGCTACACTTGGTTTGATTATTGCGGTGTTCATAGCAGGGCGGCGTCATAAGCATTATCGAAATGTCTCCGGACTGGGATCAGCACCAAGTTTATTCAATATTAATGAACCTATTATATTTGGTTTCCCGTTGGTTTTAAATCCTTTGTTAATTATTCCATTTATTTTAACGCCTGTTATCCTAGTAATTTTTAGTTATATCATGATTGCAACGGGGGTTGTTCCAAAAACGATAGCCTTTATCCCCTGGACGACACCACCGGTTATTGGCGGATTCTTAGCCACTGGATCGTGGCAGGGAGCTGTTTTGGCTGCAGTGAACTTAGTAATTTCAGTCCTGATATATCTACCATTTATTAAAATTGCAGAGCGAATAGAATTGAAGAAACTTGAAGGGGAATTAGCAGCACAAAAAAGAGACGTCGCGTAAATGAATATATTTCAACTAGATGATGAACCATACTCTTGAATAGGAAGTAGTGATGAACATGGAAGAACAAGTCATGCAGATTATTCTCCATAGCGGCAATGCAAAAAGTACAGCTTTTGAGGCTATCCAAGTTGCAAAAGAAAATGATATTGAGCAAGCAAATAGACTACTTGAACAAGCAAATGATGAACTTAGCAATGCACATAAGGTGCAAACCTTTTTAATCCAATCTGAAATTCGTGGCGAAAAGGTGGAAACTTCGTTACTACTCATTCATGCACAAGATCATCTGATGAATGCCATTACATTTAAAGATCTTGCCGGTGAGTTTATAGCATTATACGAGAAGGTGAATCACTATTCCATAAGCTAAACTAGTTTAAGTGCAGTTGGGGGATTTTAGTTTATTCAATAATTTCTCCCTTTCCACTTTTCTCTAAAATAATGCATCTTGGGAAAAAGAGTTTTTACAGTCACTACAAGCATTACCATGTCCTCATCATTGCTATTATTACATGATGGATGAAATGCTAATTGAAGATAAAGAAGCAGCAGAAATGAATGGCTTGATCCAACAAGTAAAAGCTTTTGAACAATCAACAATTGAAGCTGCCGTTACGGGCAATACAGTAAAAGCTATGCTTGCCTTAACGACTAATCCGTTTGTTCCTTCCAGTAAAGTGGCCAAGCTATTGCTACTTGATTTACTTGAAACCAACCAAAAATACCTACCGCAATTTACTAAATAGGAGTGGTGTACATGAGAAATCTTGGCATTTCAATTTATCCACAACATGCTACAGAAAAAGAGTTCGTTGACTATATGGAAAAGGCTAGTGCTTATGGCTTTTCACGCGTCTTTACATGTCTCATGTCTGCTAGTGATGATAAGGATGTCCAACAGCTACAGCAGCTATTAAAAAAAGCAAATGACCTTGGCTTTGAAGTAATTGCTGACGTCAGCCCAACCGTTTTTGAAGATAAAAATCTTTCTTATAAAGATTTGTCTTATTTTAAAGAACTTGGCTTATCAGGGTTACGACTTGACTTAGGCTTTTCGGGATTAGAAGAAAGTGTCATGTCCTTCAATGAACACGGCTTGTCCATCGAATTAAACATGAGCCAAGGAACAAAATATCTGGAACAAATTCTTTCCTATCAACCTAACAAACAGCAGATCATCGGCTGCCATAATTTTTATCCACGATGTTATACGGGACTATCAAGAGAACATTTCCTCAAATGCTCTGCACAATATAAAGAAAATGGTATACGCACAGCAGCCATGATTTCTTCAAAAGATGCGGCATTTGGACCATGGCCTGTACAAGAAGGTCTCCCTACTCTTGAGGAACATCGTGGTCTAGCCATTGAAGTTCAAGCGAAAGACCTTTTCCAAACAGATCTCATTGATGATTTGATTATTGGCAATATGTTTGCTTCCGATGAAGAATTGAAAAGTCTATCCTTGCTCAATCGCTACTTATTAGAGATAACAGTCGAGTTGAAAGAACAGACAACTGCAGTTGAGAAGGAAATTATCCTTTCAAGCAATCACTTCAACCGTGGAGATGTCTCGGCTTTTGTGATTCGTTCAACGCAAAGTCGGGTTGATTATCATCAAGAGGATTTCCCGGCTCATGATATAGAACCAATCACACGTGGTAGCATCACGATTGATAACAATGGTTATGAACGCTACAAAGGTGAACTCCATATCGCGCGCAAAGACATGGACAATTCAGGAAACACTAATATTGTTGCGACCATTGACAAGGACGAGCAATTTCTACTAGACCATGTTCACCCTTGGCAGAAGTTCAAATTGATCGAAAAATAATCAATGGCGGTGTCGACCTTCGTTTTCTTCAGGTCTGACACCGCCATTTTTAGGAAACGGATGATAGATAGTCATTAACGATTCTTATGTTAGAGGAAAGAAATACTGCCTAGCAATGACTCCATCCCATTGTCGTAGCACTACACACCGATTACTAAAGAGTCTAGTCCATTTGAAACTGTTGAACTGTTGATTGTAGCTGTTCTGCAAGTGTCGATAAGTTTTTCACAGATTGTGATTCCTGATAGATCATCGCTGCCTGTTCCTCGCTTGCGGAGGATAATTCTTCAGACGCTGTCGCAACATACCCTATTCCGTTCGTCACTTTTTTAATACTGGCGTGAATCTGATCTACTAATTGCGTACTACTCAATACAACAGTTTGAGTAGACATTGATTTATCGAAAATTTCCTCAATAGCTGTAAAAATCGTTTCAAATGAATGGCCAGACTGTTGCACTAAATTTTTGCCAATACCAAACTGCTCAACACCGTCGCGCAAGGCAAAATGCGCTTCTTTTATATACTGTTGGATTTCTTCTAAAATAACTTTAATGTTATCGGCTGCCTGTTTCGACTGATCTGCCAAGTCCCTTACCTCTGTTGCCACAATCTCAAAACCTCTACCATGTTCGCCAGCTCTTGCTGCTTCAATACTAGCATTTAGTGCCAATAGATTAGTTTGATTAGAAATCCTCAAGATTGTTGAAATAACTTCTACTGTCGTTCTCGATTTCTCCGTCAGCAGTTCAAATTTCCCCATCGCATTTGTAATACCTTGACTCGTGGCACCCATCTGTTTTGTCATCTCAGTCATATCATTTTTCCCTTGTCTTGCAAATTGAATCGATTTTTCCGATTGTATTTTCGCTTCAAATGCATTGTCTCTCACTTTTTCCATGCCCGTTTCAAGATTGCCAATTGCCTTTGAAATAACTGCTGTTTCTTCTACTTGCCTCTCTGACTCAGCCGCCAACTCCAAAGATGATTTTGCAATCATATCTGTTGTCTGTGTCTGTTCTTCCGAAGTAGCTGCCAGTAATTTGGAGGACTCAGCTAATTGTTTTGATGAGTCCTTTACTTGTAATAAAATAGTCAATAAACTTTGACGCATTTTTTCAAAACTGTACGCAAGTTGACCTATCTCGTCTCTCATATGTGTATCGATGGACGATGTTAAATCGCCGCTAGCAAAGGCTTCTGCCTGATTTCTCAATTGCACTAATGGGCGAACAATTCTATTTGCAACAAAGAGTGAAATGATAGTAGCGAGTATAAATACAGCAGCACCTACCTTCACAATAATCCACACTCTCGGCCAAGTACGGTCAGCTACGACTTCACCATGATAATCTACTCCTAAAAAACCTATAATTTCATTTTTATCATTCAGGATTGGTGAATATCCTGATATCCGTTTACTATTTTCGAATGTGTAAACCTTTGAGTACATCGGCATTTGGTGTCCCATAGTAGTTGTTGCCTCAATTGCCCTATCGATTGCTTCGTCATAATGGTAGCCATCGCCTGCTTGATAACCTTGATTCTTTAATCGTTCATCTACTGCTAGCAAAGTTGCCTTTCCATCATCCACCGATAAGATAAAAGCGTCTTTAAACCATGTTTTTTTATTGATGAATGCAGTTATTCCGTCTTCAAGTTTTTTTAAAGTTTTATCATCTTGTGGATTGTTCTTGATCGCTTCAACATCTTGCCAATCCACAATTAGCGTTGCAACATTTGCACAGCCAATGAGTTCCATTCCTACCTCATTCTCAACAGATTTATAATTAACGAAATAACCAAATATCGACATCAGTAGCGTACATAAAAAAACCATAGATAGTACTAATAGTAAAATTTTAAAGCGTAGGCCTTTCAAGTAATCCCCCCTAATAGATTCCCCTAAAATGAATACCTCAATTTTACTATTACTTAAATAACTCAATTGTGATAAAAATC
Proteins encoded:
- a CDS encoding PTS sugar transporter subunit IIC; translated protein: MNKFIEIAGRIGAQRHLVAVRDGFVSIMPLMILGSMVILFNNLPIDAYQNFMEMIFGGDEWKQFGGSVWNGTFAIVALLIAFTVAYQLARSYDKDGLSSGVVSLASLITITQLSPTDGGIPLGWAGAQGLFIALIVALVSTEIFTRLLGNKRLIVKMPASVPPAVAKSFAALFPAMITISIFGLIKVFTLVGGMPDIHQAFFDALQAPVSKLANTLGSAVFVALIIHILWFFGLHGGNILEPLMQAIYLPSIEANVAAFAAGEEIPYIVTKSFFDAFMYLGGTGATLGLIIAVFIAGRRHKHYRNVSGLGSAPSLFNINEPIIFGFPLVLNPLLIIPFILTPVILVIFSYIMIATGVVPKTIAFIPWTTPPVIGGFLATGSWQGAVLAAVNLVISVLIYLPFIKIAERIELKKLEGELAAQKRDVA
- a CDS encoding MupG family TIM beta-alpha barrel fold protein yields the protein MRNLGISIYPQHATEKEFVDYMEKASAYGFSRVFTCLMSASDDKDVQQLQQLLKKANDLGFEVIADVSPTVFEDKNLSYKDLSYFKELGLSGLRLDLGFSGLEESVMSFNEHGLSIELNMSQGTKYLEQILSYQPNKQQIIGCHNFYPRCYTGLSREHFLKCSAQYKENGIRTAAMISSKDAAFGPWPVQEGLPTLEEHRGLAIEVQAKDLFQTDLIDDLIIGNMFASDEELKSLSLLNRYLLEITVELKEQTTAVEKEIILSSNHFNRGDVSAFVIRSTQSRVDYHQEDFPAHDIEPITRGSITIDNNGYERYKGELHIARKDMDNSGNTNIVATIDKDEQFLLDHVHPWQKFKLIEK
- a CDS encoding U32 family peptidase; amino-acid sequence: MGVTTKRVITKKPEVLAPAGTLEKLKTAIRYGADAVYIGGNAYGLRSRAGNFTYDEMREGVAFANEANAKVYVAANMVAHEGDVEGAGEFFRMLRDIGIRAVIVSDPALIEICAMEAPGLPIHLSTQASATNYETLNFWQSEGLERVVLAREVEMDEVREIRQKTNVEIEAFIHGAMCISYSGRCTLSNHMSERDANRGGCTQSCRWKYGLFDMEQPGEQQSLLGGETLEEFSMSAVDMSMIRHIPDLVESGIDSFKIEGRMKSIHYVSTVSNVYRRAIDAYCDDPDNYEFKQEWEDELWKVAQRELATGFYYGTPTEHEQLFGKPRKIQAYSFIGQVLAYDEETQIATIQQRNHFGLGDAVEFYGPGFTHAYQTIDVLWNEQDEPIERAPSAMMIVKTKVTVPVKPFDMIRKKK
- a CDS encoding metal-sulfur cluster assembly factor, producing MSEMEMIERIRELLKLVYDPELGISIIDLGLVYDIQYEANKVYVKMTLTTPGCPMHDMITGGVDFILKDRLDISDVEVDVVWEPKWSPDMISDEGKETLNYF
- a CDS encoding methyl-accepting chemotaxis protein, whose product is MKGLRFKILLLVLSMVFLCTLLMSIFGYFVNYKSVENEVGMELIGCANVATLIVDWQDVEAIKNNPQDDKTLKKLEDGITAFINKKTWFKDAFILSVDDGKATLLAVDERLKNQGYQAGDGYHYDEAIDRAIEATTTMGHQMPMYSKVYTFENSKRISGYSPILNDKNEIIGFLGVDYHGEVVADRTWPRVWIIVKVGAAVFILATIISLFVANRIVRPLVQLRNQAEAFASGDLTSSIDTHMRDEIGQLAYSFEKMRQSLLTILLQVKDSSKQLAESSKLLAATSEEQTQTTDMIAKSSLELAAESERQVEETAVISKAIGNLETGMEKVRDNAFEAKIQSEKSIQFARQGKNDMTEMTKQMGATSQGITNAMGKFELLTEKSRTTVEVISTILRISNQTNLLALNASIEAARAGEHGRGFEIVATEVRDLADQSKQAADNIKVILEEIQQYIKEAHFALRDGVEQFGIGKNLVQQSGHSFETIFTAIEEIFDKSMSTQTVVLSSTQLVDQIHASIKKVTNGIGYVATASEELSSASEEQAAMIYQESQSVKNLSTLAEQLQSTVQQFQMD
- a CDS encoding DUF2249 domain-containing protein, which produces MSEYTAIVKVPEYPPHLKHKTIFETFNKLNPSETMLIVNDHDPIPLRFQFDSMHEGKYTWEYIEQGPDTFQVKIEKL
- a CDS encoding PTS lactose/cellobiose transporter subunit IIA; translated protein: MNMEEQVMQIILHSGNAKSTAFEAIQVAKENDIEQANRLLEQANDELSNAHKVQTFLIQSEIRGEKVETSLLLIHAQDHLMNAITFKDLAGEFIALYEKVNHYSIS
- a CDS encoding PTS sugar transporter subunit IIB, whose product is MTTIMLVCSAGMSTSLLVKKMESAANARNQDIKIFAVSESEAKRHFEEIDVLLLGPQVRFLKKKIEKALEGKNIPVEVIDSIDYGTLNGDSVLTKALALL
- a CDS encoding DUF2249 domain-containing protein; translation: MNQQTTKIVELDVRPHLNKKLEPFQLIMDTVMEIEAGDIFVLHATFKPTPLLGVLKMKGFVNKVERKEKDHWVVSFVNKKYKHLLDIEDSSTEDELVSTAQFSSEETVAREPKTITLDNRGLEPPQPMMRTLAALDRSHPGDQVKIHNDRVPVFLIEELNRLGCPFSVDEQSDGSAKVTIHKV
- a CDS encoding peptidase U32 family protein produces the protein MIELIATAESVEQGKSLIRIGVDTLYVGEDEFGLRLPGSFSREELKELTYFAHQHHKRIVVAVNALMHNDRIEKIVPYLTFLQSIGVDAITVGDPGVIHLMKKHAIELPFIYDAQTMVTSARQVDFWAKRGAIGAVLARELPFAELQAIRQQVTVPVEVLVYGATCIQQSKRPLVENYFNFTNQDHVKQPLFISEPKKEETHYSIYEDCNGTHIFATDDVNLLPQLDKLVAAGLTQWKLDGIFTKGQSFVDIASLFIEARQSFIEQRWTVDIQEQLNSRLLALHPAERSVDEGFFLKDPSDVK
- a CDS encoding transglutaminase family protein; translation: MQIELEQGNVQQYLVESAVIDFRHPIVQKKIEKIKAQGHTQFERAEIAFCFVRDSIQHSFDKESTIVTITASDALLHQEGICFAKAHLLATLLRGMDIPTGFCYQRVTKKGTVESGYALHGLNALYLEEVGHWFRVDPRGNKAGIHSEFSVRPEKLAYLIRTKLDEVDYPTVYSEPLEEVLLAMQKATNCQELFQKRPDRILSK